A genomic region of Dyella humicola contains the following coding sequences:
- a CDS encoding STAS domain-containing protein, with the protein MSLTVYHDSEHDCVTLQLGQRFDFSVHRDFHDACLGHRAARSYVIDLGEVASMDSSALGMLLLLREHAGADRAEIRIVNADSSLRGTLRVAGFDKLFVLH; encoded by the coding sequence ATGAGCCTGACTGTTTACCACGACTCCGAACACGACTGCGTCACCCTGCAACTTGGCCAGCGCTTCGACTTCAGCGTGCATCGAGACTTTCATGACGCCTGCCTTGGCCATCGGGCCGCGCGCAGTTATGTCATCGACCTTGGCGAAGTCGCCAGCATGGACAGCTCCGCACTCGGCATGTTGCTGCTGCTGCGCGAGCACGCCGGTGCCGATCGCGCCGAGATCCGCATCGTCAATGCGGATAGCAGCCTGCGCGGGACTTTGCGCGTGGCCGGCTTCGACAAGCTGTTCGTGTTGCACTAA
- a CDS encoding GGDEF domain-containing protein, giving the protein MHLDIPTLTFVSLLMGIGASIGFTSLMTVLRNQTVLRIWVASLWIATFGVLLIGLRNLIPDLLSIVVGNGAIVFSNALMLKGIAKHLGQPMRWRWPGCFVLVYTAFSAWMTYVTPDLGMRLFIASLQAVIFDLAYAYLLLRYGEPAIRMSCRIAAAIMLINAAFFLVRAFMPVAYGASQDIMLAGTPVAATYIVGILTGLASYFALLQLITERLMVDLSRAAHTDGLTGLLNRSAIVAEGRASLARCQQRGQPFTLLIFDLDHFKQINDRWGHDVGDAVLRHVTAILRSGIHWPHMLASRYGGEEFVLALPGATLEQGMDVAERLRHTLAHSHARIDDQSIPVTASIGVAVARPGTRFEQLVRQADEAMYRTKFDGRNGVSLAMADNAHFAEAGDTRC; this is encoded by the coding sequence ATCGGCGCTTCGATCGGCTTTACGTCGCTCATGACGGTGTTGCGCAACCAAACCGTGCTGCGCATCTGGGTGGCGAGCTTGTGGATAGCCACCTTTGGGGTGCTGCTGATCGGACTGCGCAATCTTATTCCCGACCTGCTTTCGATCGTGGTCGGCAACGGCGCCATCGTCTTTTCCAACGCGCTCATGCTCAAGGGCATCGCCAAACACCTGGGTCAGCCCATGCGCTGGCGCTGGCCAGGATGCTTCGTACTGGTCTATACGGCATTCAGCGCCTGGATGACCTATGTCACACCTGACCTGGGGATGCGCCTGTTCATCGCCAGCCTGCAGGCAGTGATCTTCGATTTGGCCTATGCCTATCTGTTGCTGCGCTATGGCGAGCCCGCCATCCGCATGAGTTGCCGTATTGCCGCGGCCATCATGCTCATCAATGCCGCCTTCTTTCTCGTACGGGCCTTTATGCCCGTTGCATACGGCGCCAGTCAGGACATCATGCTGGCCGGCACGCCGGTTGCCGCGACGTATATTGTCGGCATCCTGACCGGGCTGGCATCGTATTTCGCGCTGTTGCAGCTCATTACCGAGCGGCTCATGGTCGACCTGAGTCGCGCCGCGCATACCGACGGCCTGACCGGGCTGCTCAATCGCAGCGCCATTGTGGCCGAGGGGCGCGCCAGCCTGGCGCGCTGCCAGCAGCGCGGGCAACCGTTCACGCTGCTGATCTTCGACCTGGATCACTTCAAGCAGATCAATGATCGCTGGGGTCATGATGTCGGCGACGCGGTACTTCGCCATGTCACGGCCATCCTGCGCAGCGGCATTCATTGGCCCCACATGCTGGCCAGCCGTTACGGCGGCGAAGAGTTCGTGCTTGCCCTGCCCGGAGCCACCCTGGAACAGGGCATGGACGTGGCGGAAAGGCTGCGCCACACGCTCGCCCATTCACATGCCAGGATCGACGATCAGTCCATTCCGGTGACCGCCAGCATTGGCGTCGCCGTGGCCCGACCGGGCACCCGCTTCGAACAATTGGTGCGCCAGGCGGATGAGGCGATGTATCGCACCAAGTTCGACGGCCGTAACGGCGTGAGCCTGGCGATGGCTGACAACGCACACTTCGCGGAAGCGGGTGATACGCGTTGCTGA